CGGTGTGCTCATCCCCTCTCTGATTGGTATAGGTGTTGGTTTTTTCCTGCGTTGGCTGTGGGCACAATTTCAACTCAAATCGGCTGAAAAACGGGTCAGCCAGATTCTTGAAGCGGCCCTGCGGGAAGCCGAGACAAAGAAGAGAGAGATGCTTCTAGAAGCAAAGGATAAGCTTCTGGAAGAGCGGAGACAGTTAGAGAAGGAGTTCCGTGAGCGGAGTGTTGAGTTACAACAGAACCAGCGCCGCCTTATGCAGAAGGAAGACCTTCTTGACAAGCGTATGGAAACGCTGGACAAGAAGGAGCAGGAGCTTGAACAGGAGAGACGACTTCTCAAACAGAAGGCAGAGGAGCTGCAACAGGCTCATGAGAAGCATCTAAAAGAGCTTGAGCGGATTGCTCAGATGACCGCCGAACAGGCCAAACAGATGCTGATCAATGAGATGCTTGAAGAGGCTAAGAAAGACTCCATTACCATGATCAAGAAGATGGAGGATGAAGCCAAAGATCAAGCTGAGAGCCGCGCTCGTGAGATCATTCTCTCCGCTATCCAGCGCAATGCTGCTGAAGTAACGGCAGAAAAAGCGATCTCAACCATCACCTTGCCGAACGATGAGATGAAAGGTCGTATCATCGGAAGAGAGGGAAGAAATATCCGGTCGTTTGAGGCGATCGCAGGGGTAGATCTCATTATCGATGATACTCCAGAGGTAGTGGTTATTTCCTCGTTTGATCCGTACAGACGAGAGGTAGCTAAACGTGCTCTGGAGG
This sequence is a window from Thermospira aquatica. Protein-coding genes within it:
- the rny gene encoding ribonuclease Y, which translates into the protein MLTKILGVLIPSLIGIGVGFFLRWLWAQFQLKSAEKRVSQILEAALREAETKKREMLLEAKDKLLEERRQLEKEFRERSVELQQNQRRLMQKEDLLDKRMETLDKKEQELEQERRLLKQKAEELQQAHEKHLKELERIAQMTAEQAKQMLINEMLEEAKKDSITMIKKMEDEAKDQAESRAREIILSAIQRNAAEVTAEKAISTITLPNDEMKGRIIGREGRNIRSFEAIAGVDLIIDDTPEVVVISSFDPYRREVAKRALEVLMQDGRIHPARIEEVIQKITKEMEQNIVDAGKQACIDLKIILPRELYPYIGRLKYRTSYGQNVYDHVIEVANIAGMIAGELRVNVEYAKMAGLLHDIGKGIKTLGEGVHATVGADVASKYGLPDEVVNAIAAHHGEVEAKYLTSAIVSAADAISASRPGARRESFENYIKRLQTLEGIATSFEGVEKAYAIQAGREVRIFVASDKVDDQKASIMARDIAKKIENEMKYPGQIKITLIRETRIIEYAR